Proteins encoded in a region of the Candidatus Polarisedimenticolia bacterium genome:
- a CDS encoding UbiA prenyltransferase family protein → MAASTARKAILYLRLARVDHWFKNIFVLPGIVAAFLLEPGTRRPGAFGSILLGLLATCLVASSNYVLNEILDARTDRFHPTKSNRPLVSRELSITVAYVEWILLALLGAAIGCMLPRTFLAGLAALWLMGLVYNVPPVRSKEVPYLDVLSEAINNPIRFLLGWSSVGAVSFPPSSFLLSYWLIGSYLMTAKRLSEYRSFADPAEAGRYRASFRHYNEALLATAMLTYAAGFMFFFGVLMMKYHIEYLLALPLLLLYVAYYSYLSFQPHSVAQNPEKLYRDAPLMALTVLLAGVLWGLSYLNLPGLAHWLGMGGVGW, encoded by the coding sequence ATGGCGGCTTCGACGGCGCGCAAAGCGATCCTCTACCTGAGGCTGGCGCGCGTCGATCACTGGTTCAAGAACATCTTCGTCCTGCCCGGCATCGTGGCGGCGTTCCTGCTGGAGCCTGGCACGCGCCGGCCAGGAGCTTTCGGATCGATCCTTCTCGGGCTGCTCGCCACCTGTCTGGTGGCGTCGAGCAACTACGTGCTCAACGAGATCCTGGACGCCCGCACCGATCGCTTCCATCCCACCAAGTCGAACCGCCCGCTGGTGTCGCGGGAGCTGTCAATCACCGTCGCCTACGTGGAGTGGATTCTCCTGGCGCTCCTGGGAGCCGCGATCGGATGCATGCTGCCGAGGACCTTCCTGGCCGGCCTTGCGGCGCTGTGGCTCATGGGACTCGTCTACAACGTGCCTCCGGTGCGCAGCAAGGAAGTTCCGTATCTCGACGTTCTGTCGGAGGCGATCAACAACCCCATCCGCTTTCTTCTCGGCTGGAGCAGCGTCGGGGCGGTGAGCTTTCCTCCTTCCTCGTTCCTGCTCTCGTATTGGCTGATCGGCTCCTACCTGATGACCGCCAAGCGCCTCTCCGAGTATCGCTCCTTCGCCGATCCGGCGGAAGCGGGCCGCTACCGCGCTTCCTTCCGCCACTACAACGAGGCGCTGCTGGCCACGGCCATGCTGACCTACGCGGCGGGCTTCATGTTCTTCTTCGGCGTCCTCATGATGAAGTACCACATCGAGTACCTGCTCGCCCTGCCGCTGCTGCTGTTATACGTCGCCTATTACAGCTACCTCTCTTTCCAGCCCCACAGCGTGGCGCAGAATCCGGAGAAGCTGTATCGCGATGCGCCCCTCATGGCGCTGACCGTCCTTCTTGCCGGAGTACTCTGGGGGTTGTCGTACCTGAATCTTCCCGGACTGGCCCACTGGCTCGGCATGGGAGGGGTCGGCTGGTGA
- a CDS encoding class I SAM-dependent methyltransferase: protein MSAVCWLCGSARQREFMPSTLGREATSEDMKISDSHYGRTARLVECLECGFRYAHPLPADDLVALYEDLVDPEYREGSEGRIRPLRRIVARCRALHPAARTLLDVGAGVGLLCSAALEQGMEATGVEPSAWAVNAARERGVLLLQGTFPHPSLAGRRFDVITSIDVIEHLADPRALLASIAEALQPGGIATITTPNVRSLAARMFGRRWWHFRVAHVGYFDPATMRRAFDGVGLELVRQEPYVWSFSIGYLAERLGRYLPVGAAARALGRTGPGAALYRVTVPVNLGDSVTYYARKRADPGRA from the coding sequence ATGAGCGCCGTCTGCTGGCTGTGCGGCTCGGCGCGTCAGCGCGAGTTCATGCCTTCCACGCTCGGCAGGGAAGCGACCAGCGAGGACATGAAGATCTCCGACTCTCATTACGGCCGGACGGCGCGCCTCGTCGAATGCCTGGAGTGCGGCTTCCGGTACGCCCATCCGCTGCCGGCGGACGATCTGGTGGCGCTGTACGAAGACCTGGTGGATCCCGAGTATCGCGAAGGGAGCGAAGGGAGAATCCGCCCGCTGCGCCGCATCGTGGCGCGCTGCCGCGCATTGCATCCCGCCGCGCGCACGCTGCTCGACGTCGGCGCCGGGGTGGGGCTGCTGTGCAGCGCCGCGTTGGAGCAGGGAATGGAAGCCACCGGCGTCGAGCCGAGCGCCTGGGCGGTGAACGCGGCGCGCGAGCGCGGCGTGTTGCTGCTGCAGGGGACCTTCCCCCATCCGTCCCTGGCGGGACGGCGTTTCGACGTCATCACCTCCATCGACGTGATCGAGCACCTTGCTGACCCGCGCGCCTTGCTCGCCTCCATCGCCGAAGCGCTGCAGCCCGGCGGCATCGCGACGATCACTACGCCCAACGTGCGCAGCCTCGCGGCCCGGATGTTCGGCCGACGCTGGTGGCACTTTCGGGTGGCCCACGTGGGCTACTTCGATCCGGCCACGATGCGCCGCGCGTTCGACGGGGTGGGACTCGAGCTTGTCCGGCAGGAGCCCTACGTCTGGTCGTTCTCGATCGGTTATCTGGCCGAGCGACTGGGACGCTACCTGCCAGTCGGCGCCGCCGCGCGCGCCCTGGGGCGAACGGGGCCCGGAGCCGCTTTGTATCGCGTGACCGTGCCGGTGAACCTGGGCGACTCCGTGACCTATTACGCCCGCAAGCGGGCCGATCCGGGGAGGGCGTGA